Proteins from one Candidatus Firestonebacteria bacterium RIFOXYD2_FULL_39_29 genomic window:
- a CDS encoding glutamate dehydrogenase has protein sequence MKGYVKGVLDNLNNKYYWEKEFLQAASEVLTSIKVLVESDPKYKAQSILERVVEPERTIIFRVPWMDDKGEFHVNTGYRVEFNSAIGPYKGGLRLHPTVTLGVLKFLGFEQVFKNSLTGLPMGGGKGGSDFDPKGKSDNEVMRFCQSFMSELFRHIGADTDVPAGDIGVGGREIGFLFGQYKKLKNVYEGVLTGKSLSWGGSLIRPEATGYGTVYFAEEMMKTKGEVFKNKKVLISGSGNVAQYAVEKCNEYGAKVLTLSDSNGTILDEDGINAEKLQFVMDLKNCKRCRIKEYTAKFKGSKYFEGKKPWGAAKAEIALPCATQNEVNGKDAKALIDNGCICVAEGANMPSTPEAIEIFVKKKLLYGPGKAANAGGVATSGLEMSQNSMRLAWSREEVDNKLHNIMINIHKAAKEAAEEFGTPGNYVNGANIAGFRKVADSMIDQGLV, from the coding sequence ATGAAAGGATATGTGAAGGGTGTACTGGATAATTTAAACAATAAATACTATTGGGAAAAAGAATTTCTTCAAGCAGCTTCTGAGGTTCTTACCTCAATAAAAGTATTGGTAGAATCTGATCCTAAGTATAAAGCTCAAAGTATCCTTGAAAGAGTTGTGGAGCCTGAACGAACTATAATATTTAGAGTGCCCTGGATGGACGATAAAGGCGAGTTCCATGTTAATACCGGTTACAGAGTAGAGTTTAACAGCGCCATAGGTCCTTACAAAGGAGGATTGCGGCTTCATCCTACTGTTACCCTCGGTGTTTTAAAATTCCTTGGTTTTGAACAGGTGTTTAAAAATAGTCTGACAGGTCTTCCTATGGGCGGCGGTAAGGGCGGGAGTGATTTTGATCCCAAGGGGAAATCTGATAATGAAGTAATGCGCTTTTGTCAAAGCTTCATGAGTGAGCTTTTTAGACATATCGGAGCTGATACCGATGTTCCGGCAGGAGATATCGGAGTAGGCGGCAGGGAAATAGGCTTTTTATTCGGGCAGTATAAAAAATTAAAGAATGTCTATGAAGGAGTACTTACCGGAAAGAGCCTTAGCTGGGGTGGGAGTTTGATCAGACCGGAAGCTACAGGTTATGGAACAGTATATTTTGCAGAAGAAATGATGAAGACAAAGGGCGAAGTTTTTAAGAATAAAAAAGTATTGATCAGCGGTTCCGGTAATGTGGCTCAGTATGCTGTTGAAAAATGTAATGAATATGGAGCAAAAGTTTTGACGCTTTCTGATTCCAATGGAACTATTCTTGATGAAGACGGTATAAACGCAGAAAAACTTCAGTTCGTAATGGATTTAAAAAATTGCAAGAGATGCAGAATTAAAGAATACACTGCAAAGTTTAAAGGCTCAAAATACTTTGAAGGTAAGAAGCCGTGGGGTGCTGCGAAAGCAGAAATTGCTTTGCCATGCGCGACTCAAAATGAAGTTAACGGGAAAGACGCAAAAGCTTTGATTGACAACGGTTGTATCTGTGTTGCAGAAGGAGCAAATATGCCTTCAACTCCGGAAGCTATAGAGATATTCGTAAAGAAGAAATTACTTTATGGTCCGGGAAAAGCTGCAAATGCGGGCGGTGTTGCCACCTCCGGACTGGAAATGTCACAAAACAGCATGAGACTTGCCTGGTCAAGAGAAGAGGTTGACAATAAACTTCATAATATTATGATTAACATTCATAAAGCAGCAAAAGAGGCTGCGGAAGAATTTGGTACTCCCGGGAATTATGTAAACGGAGCCAATATTGCAGGCTTCAGAAAAGTAGCCGATTCCATGATAGATCAGGGTTTAGTGTAA